A genomic segment from Spinacia oleracea cultivar Varoflay chromosome 3, BTI_SOV_V1, whole genome shotgun sequence encodes:
- the LOC110795282 gene encoding vicilin-like seed storage protein At2g18540: MRKEVEKKKKEEDDENKRMENKRMKAERKKEEEDKDETMRKEAEKKKKEEDDATKAISTVVEDVNASESEGKTNSGNGRKIGRKTTNSKKRSVPTITIDEALQKQLHKISDSYKPKRNTGSMVKVPEKVSAEIVSKEEFEGKDVSEVTSKVTNTPKKRKGDEKEDVDEPVDIEIIKIQKQKGTHIYKNKC, encoded by the exons ATGAGGAAGGAAgtagagaaaaagaaaaaagaggaaGATGATGAAAACAAGAGGATGGAGAACAAGAGGATGAAGGCCGAGAGAAAAAAGGAGGAAGAAGATAAAGATGAAACAATGAGGAAGGAAgctgagaaaaagaaaaaagaagaagatgatgcAACAAAAGCAATTAGCACAGTGGTTGAAGATGTAAATGCTTCCGAGAGTGAAGGTAAAACCAATAGTGGTAATGGCAGAAAAATAGGAAGGAAAACAACAAATAGCAAGAAGAGGAGTGTTCCAACTATAACTATCGATGAAGCACTACAAAAGCAGTTGCACAAGATATCAGATTCGTACAAACCGAAAAGAAATACAGGATCAATGGTGAAAGTGCCAGAAAAAGTTTCTGCTGAAATTGTTAGCAAAGAAGAATTTGAAGGCAAAG ATGTCTCTGAAGTTACTTCAAAAGTAACAAATACTCCAAAGAAAAGGAAAGGTGACGAGAAAGAAGATGTGGATGAGCCTGTTGATATTGAGATCATAAAAATACAAAAGCAAAAAGGTACACATATATacaaaaacaaatgtta
- the LOC110795291 gene encoding protein CURVATURE THYLAKOID 1D, chloroplastic has translation MELCIARGALSIPPLPLSSSRPVFTNTPHFSYPLQKLSNISGVVCDKSRSRLLRASLDETSSKFTEEKSGVATFVGNDVTIDKAAHVNEEDSSSDDETLQPIQELFNKLDIQLDFEDSSTIFLYGGVAVVAAWLVSAVVGAIDSIPVFPKLMEVVGLGYSVWFTTRYLLYKKNREELGSKIEEVKQEIFGSSNK, from the exons atggagCTCTGTATTGCGCGCGGCGCTCTTTCAATCCCTCCTCTTCCACTTTCATCTTCTCGTCCCGTCTTCACTAACACTCCTCATTTCTCCTATCCTCTTCAGAAGCTTTCTAACATCTCag GAGTGGTGTGTGATAAAAGTAGAAGTAGATTGTTGAGAGCAAGCTTGGATGAAACTTCAAGTAAGTTTACAGAAGAGAAAAGTGGTGTTGCGACTTTTGTAGGCAATGATGTCACAATTGATAAAGCTGCGCATGTGAATGAAGAAGATTCTTCTTCAGATGATGAAACTTTGCAGCCGATTCAGGAGCTCTTCAATAAGCTTGACATTCAA TTGGATTTTGAAGATTCATCAACAATTTTCCTATATGGCGGTGTTGCAGTTGTTGCTGCGTGGTTGGTTTCAGCTGTTGTTGGTGCAATTGATTCTATTCCAGTG TTCCCTAAATTGATGGAAGTTGTGGGTCTAGGCTACTCAGTATGGTTCACCACACGATATCTCCTTTATAAG AAAAATAGAGAAGAACTTGGGTCTAAGATTGAAGAGGTGAAACAAGAAATTTTTGGGTCaagcaataaataa